The window ACACTATATCCACTACTATatgttttaaaagtttaaaattttcaattttctaaacaTAATTCCATTCATATATAATCATGTGGGAGTTATttgctttttaaaaaaaaaaaaaaaaaaaaatctatacaATAGTAAGTTTTTAAGTGAACACGTAGGTTGTAAGTGATAGGTtttcctaaaagaaaaagaaaccatTCCAAGACCACGTAACTAATGATAGAAAATCAATTTGACAAGTAATTGTGTAAAGTACATCTTCATTTCCCACCAGATTTACATCTTATATAGAACTTCGTTTTGATCAATTTagttagttaattaattaatattattattaagaaaaataattagtAAAGGTAGATTAATGAAAAAGGTTTAGGGGTTGATTGTAATAATTTGTATAAGTTGAGGAGTATTAGTGTAATTTGACATATAATGATGTATCTAGATTCTTCTATTAAATAATATTAGAAGAATTCAGAAAGAATCGTCTTTCTTAATTTCctactttctttcttctttcttcttcttcttcttcttctttcttcttcttcttcttcttcttcttcgctCTCATTCAGCCATGGCTTCCGACGATATTGCCTTAAACGCTGCACCTTATTTCATCGTTTACAAAGACGGTCGAATCGACAGGCTCATCGGCAACGATATCGATCCTCCCGGTCTCGACCCCATAACCGGCGTCGAGTCCAAGGACGTCGATATCTCGCCGGACGTCACCGTTCGTGTCTACAGACCCAAATCCGCCGCCGAAAAAATATCTGAGAAGCTCCCTCTTCTCGTTTACTTTCACGGCGGTGGGTTCTGCATCGAAACCGCATTTTCCCCTTTCTACCACCAGCACATCAGCGCTTGGGTAGCCGAAGCCAACATCATCGCCGTCTCCGTCAACTACAGGCGAGCACCGGAGCACCAGTTACCAATTCCTTTTGAAGATGCATGGACCTCCATGAAATGGATCGCGTCCCACTCGGAAGGAAAAGGACAGGATGAGTGGCTGAATGAAATCGCAGATCTGAACCAGGTTTATTTAGCCGGAGACAGCGCCGGAGGAAACATGGCACACAGGATGGCGTTGAGGACGGTGACGGAGGGGCTTGAGGGAGTGAAGATCAAGGGATTGCAATTGATTCACCCACATTTTTGGGGTGGAAAATTGATCGGAGAGGAAAATGATTGGGATCCAAATGACTTGTTCGTTGTGGAGAACCTGTGGTTTGTAGTTTCGAAGGATATAAAGACACTAGATGATCCGATTGTGAACCCAGAGCACGATCCGGATTTGGGGAGGCTGCCGGCGGAGAGAGTGGGGGTATATGTGGCGGAGAAGGACAATCTGAAGGAGAGGGGAAGGCATTATGCGGAGTGTTTGAAGAAATCGGGATGGGGTGGAACGGTGGAGGTGGTGGAGACGGAAGGAGAAGGACATGTATTCCATTTGTTCAATCCGACGTGTGATATTGCGGGGGAATTGGTGAAACAGCTGGCGGCGTTCATCAACAGCGGCTGCCGTGGGTAACTGGGCGGGGGCGGAGGCGGAGGCGGAGGTTGTTCGTGGGTGGGGTTGTGTAATTTTTAGTGTGTCATGTGTTTGATGTTaagtttgtgtgtgtgtgtttttagTAGGGGAGAAATAAAAAGGATGTAAATGCCTTTTTGTCTTTTAAGTTAAAAGAATTATCGTTGGGTAAAGAATTATCGTTGGGTAAAGAATTATCGTTGGgtatgaaatttgaaaattttcaactttACCTGTCGACAGATTAAAACAACCAATTCGAAAAATTGAAATGACATGTGAAGGCGCAATAAGGAAGAAGGCATGGCGTGGCGTGGCGTGGCGTGGCGtactaattaatattttatgttATAGATCTTACATTCATATGctataattatttatatagATTTCATCTCACATTATTAAACAAACCATTTTATTTCATAAATCTCACATTATTAATGCTTCTTTAGTACAATTAGTTCAACTCTTTCCCActcaaaatttatataattaatctgCCACCaacaatatttaaaatattaaacacaacaaattaattttaatttttttacctaATATTTTAAGAATGCTCTCCActatttattactttattaatttaaCCAAGTTTTAACTTGtgtaacattattatttataaattgaatttctttttaattaaacatatgCTTTTGAGGTGAGAACCTAGAAGTCTCAAGATGCTCCCAAAcaaaattatgtatatatattaaaattaaatataagaaaattgttaaaaatagaaTATGTAACAAAATATGTAGACTTCATATAAAAAATAATCGTAAaactttttatcttttatgattttatttcatgaagtgtaaatagtttgtgaAATGTTTCTATCTTTTAAAAAGTCTCTATATGTATACAtgtattaatttattaaattaggGTGGTTAAATGCTAATGTAATTTTATAAACTACAAACttaatttgcatgtaattaattaaaaaataattaattttaataaaaaataaaaaatatcaaaagagaaaaaatagtggaaaagaagaaaactcaTCATTTTAAATGAGTATAGTTACTTGACATAAATGATGAACATTTTAAATGAGTATAGTTACTTGACATAAATGATGAACGGGAATTGACTTTATTCCCATGCCTAAACTACAAAATTTTGTACCAAACAAAAGCATGGTTATGTCATACATACTCTCACACTTATTCCCATCTCAATTCCCCTCAATCCAAACAGTCTCTAAGAAGGATGTATATAATCTTGTTCTGTAGTGGTCGTTGTCTCTAAAATCTAAAAGTTCAATCTTTAAGTCGCTATctcataaaaaagagaaaagatgaTTAATGTGTTGTGGATTGAAGAATAATGTGATGGGATGAGTGACATTGTTGGGGTAAACAATTTATTGAACATAAAGTCAATGGAGGGACAATTCACATATGGGACCCCACAAATTGCACGAACCATTCAtctaacatatagttttaattctATAAATTCTATTCTCAATGTTTTTGCCAATCGAAATATTGGAAACTTCAATCAACTTGGTCATAACCCAATTATAATACAATATAGTACTTGAAGTTTAAACATCTCTATCGTATGAAttctttctatttcttttgGAAAATCTTTTATACATTAGTTTTATTACGTCATTAattgatttattaatttatcAAACGATCATTGCATGATCCTACATAATTCTTAAACTCTCTTTGTGTGGCAAGCAATAACTTAACCATATGGAAAAATTTTCATACTCTTACATTGCTAAAAATTTCCTCACTGCAATAGTAGCatttagaaaatatataaaGTACACGAAATGAGTaaataataaatcatttaatgatgtaggaaaggaagaaattggttttttttttttaacagaGGTTTTTAATTCAAACATATTAATTACAAATTTCATCATTCAACCTAAAGATCGAAATACGTCATTTAgtcttttaattttcaaaagaataattattttaaatgaagaaaagtatttacaaataggataaaatattaaaatttattttaataaactaTAATTGTGTATCATTATATATGgtagtttattttgttttgatttatcGCGATCCATCGTAAATAAatgatgatattttgatatatttcataaatattttaatttattttgttatttttaaaaataatcaCTTATAAACGTTAAAATTTATATTCTTCAGCCGGATAATTGAATTCTGAAAGATCTTCAAAATTCCACTgtatttttattatcttttttctttttgtatttttccatttctttctattttgtaGAAAGTTAATCATTGTGGATATGTTGATTTATTCTATGGGATCCCAATCCCATCAACCAAATAATTGAATCCCCATTTAGACAAAAGAAGGAGAGAAAAAGTTTGTTAGTTACATGAATCTTTGTCCCATTTGACTCTTTTTAATGTGTTATTATTATCattgtactttttttttagcattcttattgtaattatatataaatttaagctttattaattgtttaaaattaataaaatcaatGTGTTTCAATTATTATGGTCGAAAACATTTACAATATGTTATATAGATGATATGATAGCTAGTGTTTAGtcgatttaaaaaaaatatatgataaaactactaaaaatatctataaatatagtaaaattttactttctatTAATAATAGACTCAAATACATAACTATCTATGaaaatgtaatattttgaaatttaatgaCCAAATAAAAACTATACTTAAAATTTAAGACTAAAATCTTTTTCCATGAAAGATATATATGATTCAAACGAAAATTAAAGTAAAGAATTAGATGAAAAAATTGAGGGAGAAAATGATTTTCTTGATTGGTTGTCTTAAATTATATGGAGATTGAGGTGGTTGCTTTTTCGGAATAAAGTTTTATTGTTTCTCGTAGGAAAAGAAAGTCTTAGATTGTTATTAAACAACTCAACTTCGGTGGTAGATATTATTAAAGTTTGCACATTTATcaaataactttatttttttattttttaaatttatcgaaaaactttatattttatttttttattttttaaatttatcgAGAAACTTCATATTTCTATCTTCCTCTACTTTCCACTATTGAGTAACTCTACTTATCTCTTTCTCCACTTTTTAGGGTTATAGAGAATCTCCATCATAACTTTACACTCCAAATACAAACTCCTTAACTCCAATATATGAAGTCGACATTTTTCACTTAATGGGCAAAACAAATtatctatgttttttttgtttatatttaagaaCTTGAAGGTCTTTtctcaaagaaaaaataataataataataatatctttttattactgttttctcattttttaaatagttttatcaCTAATTTTGCTAGAAACATAGTCATCTCTTGATCACATGACACTGATGTACTGTCCCTTTGGAATGATTCGCTTGGAAAGTTAATTGGATCATTATTATTGATTCataatcatgaaaaaaaaatatattgaagTATACTCTCATTCATAATTTAAAACGTTACTAAATGATACATCGATGTAATATCCAATAAATAATTTTCCGTgactttaaatttattaatGCTTAGAAGGTATTGGCAAAAGAGAGAATCTCTCGTACTAATCCTTCTCTTAAAAAAccataaacaaaaaataaaataattaccaAATGAAACAGAAATAATACAATTCAaaaatttttgttttagttGTTTGTTATGTATCATTTACTCATATTTTATAAAATGAGTCAAAATTTTGAGACTTTATTTGAAgattaaaagaattatttaaaAGTTCATATCAAAGTTATAAGAAAGAAAGGCGAGAAGGTGCTGTTTTAGTCAATATCAAGGAAGAAAACAAGTGCTTCTTATACTATTACACAAATTATATCAAAATTAAATGCTTTgactttccttttttcttttttttttaagatttaaagaattaggttatatatatatatatatatatattcttgtATACCAGTCTAACTAAACCTTCTATTAATATATTCCCTGATTAttgtcttttcatttttttaagtaaaaccATTTCGTGTACTCAATTGTGTTGTGTGTCAAGTAGCCATGAATTTCAAGACAGGATAAGGGGATAACGACACGTGTGTAGAGATGTTCGTGGAAAGAAGGCACAATAACTTACGAAAATTTGCACTTCTATTAAAAGTTATATTAGAGATTAATCAAATTTGTGAGGCGATAATTGCTGGTAAAGTTGGGAAGAGGAAATAGTTAACTCATCTCCATCCTTACCCTATTGGGGTTGGAAACTTGGCATCCTCTTTCAGAAACTAATGGATGTTGAATATTAACGCTGCTTGGCGAGCCTTGAATATTATTGATCTGGCAGTCTTTGGTTGAGTGCTTCATGACCCTATGAGGTATCATCTAATGATAATAGTTGTTTTTTGACTTCAGAACCATTCATTTTACGTTCAAAGTTATTCCTCTTGCTGGATTTAAGTTTAATGCAACATGGTCAAAATCCTTGAAGCAAAAGTTATATATGTGACGGTCTCTCTAATGTGACATTCTTTTAATCTTTGACATGTTATTGTGGAGATTTGATTGATAAGAGATAGTAAATGTATTATTTGGAATCTTTATGGATCTTAtcaaagtttcttttttcattaGTAAGGCAAAGACTTCTGTATATAAGTTCTGTGTGATGTCTCTTTTGACCATGTTCGAAGGTGGAATAATGTTTTTAGTTCACTCTTCGACTTCAAAAACATTGGAGGAGCAATAATCATCTTtgatctcttcttcttcttcttttttttctctccttaCCCATTGTGGTTCTATTCTTTGGTTTATTCTCATGTTATcctttagtttctttttttatcctaaaaaaatagagagaattCCAATTTAGTAGAATTAAAGACAAAAGTCTAGATAATATAAGATTGCCCCAAAATaagttaatttttaatttaatcatcTTGGTTTAATTTTTAGTTATATTGAATTATTGAGGTGTTAATTGGAGATAATTTGAGATATTGTTGggaattgtttgattttttagaaattagaactaattagatattttatggaaaaatatttaattaattatttgaattttgaaactTTTCGTATTGAAAGATTTGATTTAAGTTGAATGTTATAGGTTGATTTAAGTTGATGAGATTATGTGTAATTATATAGTTAATTAAGTTATGAATGTTAATGATAATTATTTTAcgaagataatataattatttaagaaaatatatattattttggaaagatAAGAGTGGAtgtaattgaagagagagaaatatttgattttattttgggaaaaaaataaaagaagaaagaaagtaatAATGTCATTAGTTATTAAATAAGGAGGGAGAAGGTGTTTTTgttgttttggaaaaaaaataaagaaaaataataattattatattattattattattttacttaaaTAGACCTTGGAAAGCGTGTTTTactattcattttctttcttatcAAGTAAATCCTAAAAACCATAGCCACCCGAATCAAGATTTCTCGCACATCAGTGGGTCTCCGTCTCTCTCTCCGTTCGACTGCCACCATGAGGTCGTCCGTGTTTCTACGTAGTTTTGTCGTCAAGCGTTGCCTTAGTTTGTTCGTTTTTTGTCACGGCAGCAAACACGTCCAGCGGTCGGAGCTTCGTTCGTATTTCCCTTTGTGCAGATTAGCTGCCTGGCCGTCAAACGTCAGTTAGAGCCCCAACATTTTATGTTCACGAGTTACCTTCCAagttaataattatttgatttggttaataattatcataagtgggtgtctttacaaatacactataaTCGGCTATGTGAtaatgttttgtttgatttttcgggtttcttaaatatactgtatttgattATGGACAGTTCTCATCAGTTGAGGGGCATTTTCGGtcgaaaaaagttgaaaattattcaaggcagttagttttgccataaataaataaaaaaaataacagtttgctattttgacaatttccattcTTATATTTGTCATTTCCACGGATTCCTCTTATTTATTTAGACTAAATttcaattgagcaaaaaaaaaaaaaaaagaagttaattTAGCCCAAATGCTAAATAAGGCCCAAATTCATATGATTGGACCTAAAGAGTTTGATCCATAAACCAATCGAGCCAAGTCCATAAAGTTCACTAGACAATTCTATAAAGACTGTTGGATtgatcaagttaattattttggtccaattaaattttatttatttgagctaaaattcaattaagtccataaataagtttaaattttagCCCAAATGCTAAATAAGGTTCAAATCCATATGATTGGCCCGAGGGAGTTTGATCAATGGACCAACCAAGCCATAATCCATAAAGTTCTCTTCATTTCTGAGACTTAGAAATTTTTACTCTAGAAAGCTTAAAGAGTATTCCCTCAACAACAAGAAGACTCAATAGCTCATGGAGATTGAATCGCTTTTTAAAACCCaagttctttgaagatacaaataTTATTCCAAAACTCAAACTTGTGTTTTGTGTGATATCCTTCTTGTTAATTTAACAGAATTTTGTGTGACATTTATTGATAATAGTACACTATTATGAAACCAACTAATATTAACGTAGCACTTGGCTAGTGGCAGATCTAGACATTTTATATAGGGGGCACCAAacactatataataaacacactaaaaaatgttaaaaaatatCTCGACGTTTCACTGGTGCTTCAATAACATTCACTACATTTGTAGTAATAAAGAAAAGACTAGCAATTTCCACATGATTTTTTGTAATGTaatgtgaatttaaaaattgcataaaacaaaagaataatacATTTTCCATGGAATATTGTTGAGAGGGAAATTAAGATCACCAActttgttgaattttttttctaaatatttgttagataacAAACGACAACTAGAAAATAAGTTAGGGTTTTATCTTAGTTAGGTTATgttcttctttttaaaaaattatttttatgacATTATTGAAATTTGTCAATAAAATTGACATTTGAAGTCTttggagaaataaaattattgaaatgtTGCAAAATTATCCTGTAgtctttaattttgaaataaaataaaataaatatatacataaataatgtaaatatgtgaattttaaaattgcataaaaaaatgaatgaataatacatttttcatggAATATTGTTGAGAGAGTGAAAGTTTGGATCATCGACTTTGttgcatttttttctaaatatttgttagataacAAATGAGCGCTAGGAAATAGTTATAATAGGGAAGAATCAAACTCTTAATCTAGTGATTTTGCCGTAGGGGCACAACCACTACACCAGAAccaaaatttagttaaaataaaacattatttaatatatatcgtAATCTgacacttcaaaattaatattaaaatacaaaaaccaATAATGTGAGGGGGCACGTAGTTGATAAATATTGTCTCCCTTGGCCCCTTAATAAATCTGCGCCTGCACTTGACCATATTTTCATGTTTGCCGTTAACTATCTATCCATTTTTATTTTCCAGTCATCCTTATTTTCACCACGTAGTTAATAACACAAATTGACGAAAACGATGAAAGCTTATTGCTTGAAAGCAATCAGAGCACACATCGACGACAAAGAGAGACATCCTTCATTGACAAGGACAAGCAAAATATATACGGACAAGATCAAGCTAATGTTTAGAAAGCAAGGATAAACACATATGACTCATGAAGGGAACtccaattcaaaacataaaaaatgatCACTTAACTCCTCGCAAGGGTTATATAAACACTATTTCACATAATTCTTCAATTTTAAAAgtacttttcttcttttcttcatctCCCTTTTTCTaaccatttttcttcttttcttgtacTGTGATAATACCCTCTACTTGTGTTGGATTCCATAATACTTCCTAAACACAAACATCTTGAATTATCACTTGATTCGATTTATTCATAAATAAAACTTTATGAACAACTTTATAAACGAACCAAGGATGGAAGTGATTCAGAAagatttttataaaaagaaacaaaaatctaataataataataataataataataatgtcattAATAGATAGAGTAAatcaagtattttttttttaagtgttGAAAAATTGTATGTAGATataaaatatgtatatataagatTCAAAACTTAATTATCGCCCACTAGCTATACAAGACAAAAGTTAAAGGGTTGAATAAACAAACATGGAGTCtctaatttttcataaatttcattcattgtttttttttctttccaaattttaattttcaaatttatattaaaaaatctCAACCAAATTATAATCTAACCAATTGGTTAAACTTTATAAAGAAAAAGttgatttatcaaataaaataatttaattgtgAAATTCTTTAATAATATTAAGTAGAATTCTTCAAAATCggaaaaatgtaaaataaaaagcttgaaaaaataaaaaataaaactcgACCACAGTGGGAGTCGAACCCACGACCTTTTGATCCGAAGTCAAACGCGCTAATCCACTGCGCTATGCGGTCAGGTGATATTCAAAAATTacctatttttataaatattcaaTAAATAAGAATGATTCctaactttattttttaattatttttttcaaaactcaTTTAATCTTTGTTAACCATCCTCTgtaaatttgtaaaaattagattttttttatagcTGGAAAATCATGGTCTTCCTTTAACcaattttgataaatattaaCCTCCAACCGTATTTTAAACATAGGtcggaattaaaaaaaaataagatagttaaaatattattttagtctatatatttttaatgGTCTAATTTATTGCATATACTTAAAATATTAGTTGATTATTAATTTAGAGTTAAtttatgatttttctttttt is drawn from Cucumis melo cultivar AY chromosome 11, USDA_Cmelo_AY_1.0, whole genome shotgun sequence and contains these coding sequences:
- the LOC103498399 gene encoding probable carboxylesterase 12, coding for MASDDIALNAAPYFIVYKDGRIDRLIGNDIDPPGLDPITGVESKDVDISPDVTVRVYRPKSAAEKISEKLPLLVYFHGGGFCIETAFSPFYHQHISAWVAEANIIAVSVNYRRAPEHQLPIPFEDAWTSMKWIASHSEGKGQDEWLNEIADLNQVYLAGDSAGGNMAHRMALRTVTEGLEGVKIKGLQLIHPHFWGGKLIGEENDWDPNDLFVVENLWFVVSKDIKTLDDPIVNPEHDPDLGRLPAERVGVYVAEKDNLKERGRHYAECLKKSGWGGTVEVVETEGEGHVFHLFNPTCDIAGELVKQLAAFINSGCRG